GGTAGCCGTTCATGAGGATTATAGAAAATTTGGGTATGGTAAAATAATTATGCAATCCTCTATACAGGCGGTTAAAGAGCATTTTAATTGTACTGAAATAAAAATTTCCGCTCAAAAATATCTAACTAAGTTTTATTCAGATTTGGGTTTTACCGCAACAGGAGAAGATTATTTGGAAGACGGTATACCTCATATAGCAATGATCAAAAAATAATAAGTCCGCTCATAGCGGACTTATTTAAAATAATTCTTTTAAGGTGATTATATTTTGATAGGAGTTTTGTTGCTTAGGTTAATATCCTCTAACATATTATCCGTAAACTTATAATGACCTTTGGTGGTTATAATTCTAAATCGATTAGAGTTCATTCTACTCAAGGTATCTAAAAACAACCATTTGGATTTTAATAACCTAGTTTTTGGTGATTTTAAACTAATATCGAAATAATATTTTCTACCGTTTTTAATAGCTACTATGTCTGGAGTAACGTTGTCATCTTTCCCTTTTCTAACGTATGATTTTGGAGTTTCATAACCTTCAATATCAGCCTTAATATTTTCAAAACCAGTGGCTTCTAAATGTTGTATAGACTTTTCTAAAAATGCTGTGTTTTCTGACTTTTCTACTTTTACCATACCTAATAAGATAATAAAAAAAGTGACAATTCCTAATTTTAAACGTTGATTAACAATATGTTATGTTTATCAACATCAATATTTAGGAATTAAGGGAAATGTAGAAATGAGGAATAAAATTAAAAGAGAGCACTAAAATATTAGATATGCACGTTTAAATTATGCTTCCATAATTTTTTCAGATAATACTTTTCCTATTTTTTTAACCACACCTACCACTAAAGCATTACCCATAAAAAAAGCTCTTTTAGTATTAGAAATACCTTCTAGTAATGTATGATTATCTGGGAACATATTTAAGCGTTCCAATTCTATGGGAGTTAATCTACGAAGACCATTTTTAGTGTTGATAACATGTTTAAACCGTGATGGGCTTTTACCTCCCTCACCGGTAATAATGGTTCTTGAAGCATTATCCAATGCATCTGGAAAAACCATACTACCTTCATTGTAATGATATATAAATCCAGATTTTGAAGTTCTGGTTTCTTTTTTAGCACCTTTTAAATAGTGCCATTTATCATGGTCTTCTTCTGGAATGTAAAATTCGTTTAAAATAGATTCTTTCTGTAGAATATCTCCCAAGACAGTTCTTTTTCCAACATAGCTGGCTGTTGTTTTGGTAGTATGAACCTTTCCTTTTATAAAAACCCCGGTATTTTGAAATGGAGATAATTTTTCGCCCAAATTAAAATTTTCTGACAGTGCTACCAGATTATCTTTAATATCAAAAGATTGCATTTTAGAGGAAGTACTGGTAATAGGAAACGCTGTTGCTATAGTTCCTTTTTCAAAAATCCACTCTGCGGCTTCAGCTTTTTTAAATTGTTTATAAAGCGGAGTAGATTTATGGTATCCTAAGAAAAAAATACGTCTTCGTCTTTGTGGCATTCCATAATCCGCAGCGTTAATAACCCTCCATTCTACTGCATATCCTAAGTCATCAAGACTTTTTAGCATAATGGCAAAATCTCTACCACGTTGTGTAGAAGGAGATTTCAGCAAGCGATCTACATTTTCTAAAAACAGGTATTTAGGAGGATGTTTTTTTTTAGATAAAATACGGTGAATACTCCACCATAACACTCCTTTTTTACCAATTAGTCCTTTAGAATTATGAAGGGTAGTTGCTACCGAATAGTCTTGGCAAGGAAAACCTCCTACCAAAATATCGGCATCTGGAATTTCTTTTGTAGGAACTTCCGATATGTCTTGATTACGGTGGTTGTTTGATCCAAACCTAGCTTCGTACACCTTAGATGCATGTTGCATTTTTGTGCTGGGTTCAAATTGATTGCTCCAAACTACCTCAAAATTGTCAGTATCTTCTAATCCTAAGCGAAATCCACCTACACCTGCAAAAAGTTCTATGACCTTTAGTTTCTTCATTTGCGATAAAATTACATAATTTCACAAGGCTATTACTATTAGAAATTGTTTAAGGATGAAGAGAATATTGCTAACAAAGGCTTTTGTATTGATTTTGATTACTTTAAATAACTCGTGTGGAGTTCGTATGGGTCAAAAGAAAGTTCTTGCCAGTGAGATAGAA
The sequence above is a segment of the Maribacter dokdonensis DSW-8 genome. Coding sequences within it:
- the dcm gene encoding DNA (cytosine-5-)-methyltransferase, giving the protein MKKLKVIELFAGVGGFRLGLEDTDNFEVVWSNQFEPSTKMQHASKVYEARFGSNNHRNQDISEVPTKEIPDADILVGGFPCQDYSVATTLHNSKGLIGKKGVLWWSIHRILSKKKHPPKYLFLENVDRLLKSPSTQRGRDFAIMLKSLDDLGYAVEWRVINAADYGMPQRRRRIFFLGYHKSTPLYKQFKKAEAAEWIFEKGTIATAFPITSTSSKMQSFDIKDNLVALSENFNLGEKLSPFQNTGVFIKGKVHTTKTTASYVGKRTVLGDILQKESILNEFYIPEEDHDKWHYLKGAKKETRTSKSGFIYHYNEGSMVFPDALDNASRTIITGEGGKSPSRFKHVINTKNGLRRLTPIELERLNMFPDNHTLLEGISNTKRAFFMGNALVVGVVKKIGKVLSEKIMEA